A portion of the Polaribacter cellanae genome contains these proteins:
- a CDS encoding nucleotidyltransferase domain-containing protein — protein sequence MFTRLKRISTKNANEVCLSSIPKEQEPIGLLYFNLDGYSTYCKRYKEYWSWVEKRNEERYKSNISHYKNYDSKNMMHTFRLLLMAKEIGELGEINVKRTDRNYLLSIKNAAFEYDDLVLKATEIKDKLDLIYDKSNLREKPNLELINKLLVSIREKFYSI from the coding sequence TTGTTTACAAGGTTAAAACGTATTTCTACAAAAAATGCAAATGAAGTCTGTTTAAGTTCTATTCCGAAAGAGCAAGAACCAATTGGGTTACTTTATTTCAATTTAGATGGCTATTCAACGTATTGCAAAAGATATAAAGAATATTGGTCTTGGGTAGAAAAGAGAAATGAGGAGCGTTATAAAAGTAATATTTCTCATTATAAAAATTACGACTCAAAAAATATGATGCATACTTTTCGATTATTATTAATGGCGAAAGAAATTGGAGAATTAGGAGAAATAAATGTAAAAAGAACAGATAGAAATTATCTTTTATCCATTAAAAATGCAGCATTTGAATATGATGATTTAGTTTTGAAAGCAACAGAAATTAAAGATAAACTTGATTTAATTTATGATAAGTCTAATCTTAGAGAGAAGCCAAATTTAGAGTTGATAAATAAATTATTAGTTTCTATTAGAGAAAAGTTTTATTCAATTTAA
- a CDS encoding peptidoglycan-binding domain-containing protein, which yields MKQIIILLLLIIAFFIGFGKYQQYKRYNTPKLEYKTDKKIDIEFHNQDLVFNYFNAIEDLNSWVKLQWTANNIDVVTPEDDGTETKFAVKKYAEKLAKIKYYEARLEKSAFLKEKGFSNKEIKFLEETGTGLKTHLQEIEKTSFNNKLKTLFADSKKIVYNQKTALIYEVQKLLVKNGFDIAVDGIYKAETSNAIKSFEAKNNLFADGKLDLLTLDALLE from the coding sequence ATGAAACAAATAATTATATTACTTCTTCTTATAATCGCCTTTTTTATCGGTTTTGGAAAATACCAACAATACAAAAGGTACAACACACCTAAATTAGAGTATAAAACTGATAAAAAGATAGATATAGAATTTCATAATCAAGATTTAGTTTTTAATTATTTTAATGCTATAGAAGATTTAAATAGTTGGGTTAAATTGCAATGGACAGCTAATAATATTGATGTTGTTACACCTGAAGATGATGGTACTGAAACAAAATTTGCTGTAAAAAAATATGCTGAAAAATTAGCAAAAATTAAATATTATGAAGCTAGATTAGAAAAGTCGGCTTTTTTAAAAGAAAAAGGTTTCTCTAATAAAGAAATTAAATTCTTGGAAGAAACAGGTACAGGTTTAAAAACGCATCTTCAAGAAATAGAAAAAACATCTTTTAATAATAAATTAAAAACATTGTTTGCTGACTCTAAAAAAATAGTTTACAACCAAAAAACGGCATTAATTTATGAAGTGCAAAAACTATTGGTTAAAAATGGTTTCGATATTGCTGTAGATGGAATTTATAAAGCTGAAACTTCTAATGCTATTAAATCTTTTGAAGCAAAAAACAACCTTTTTGCAGATGGTAAGTTAGATTTGTTGACTTTAGATGCTTTGTTGGAGTAA
- a CDS encoding TlpA family protein disulfide reductase produces MKHFSILLLTLLILASCKKEKDFVSLSGKLKNNKDSLLTIAGQKGPIKTIKINANGTFKDTLKVNKADIFTLQISKYKRAPIYLKNGYDLKLEGDANSFMNSFQFSGNGADNSNFLVSQIGESQKIGNPALILKLSEEEFKEKVSSIENKFDSILNSYKNLDTALVSKAKKQTDLMVTYFKTEYKKIGVVRKGNPSPKFKNYVDFKGGKKSLDSFKGKYVYIDVWATWCGPCLQQIPFLKQLTQEYKDKNIEFISISTDEPRRSGGSWETAEKKWRKMVKNHGLKGVQLWAGEDYSFQQAYKITGIPRFILIDPNGIIIDANAPRPSQPSLKELFTKLGL; encoded by the coding sequence ATGAAACATTTTAGTATTTTACTTCTTACACTTTTAATTTTGGCTTCTTGTAAAAAAGAGAAAGATTTTGTAAGCTTATCAGGAAAACTAAAAAATAATAAAGATTCTTTACTTACAATTGCTGGGCAAAAAGGGCCTATAAAAACAATTAAAATTAATGCTAATGGAACTTTTAAAGACACTTTAAAGGTTAATAAAGCAGACATATTTACACTACAAATATCTAAATATAAAAGAGCTCCTATTTATTTAAAAAATGGTTACGATTTAAAATTAGAAGGAGATGCTAATAGTTTTATGAACAGCTTTCAATTTTCTGGAAATGGAGCAGATAACAGTAATTTTTTAGTTTCTCAAATTGGCGAGAGTCAAAAAATTGGAAATCCGGCTTTAATTTTAAAATTATCTGAAGAAGAATTTAAAGAAAAGGTAAGTAGTATTGAAAATAAGTTTGATAGTATTTTAAATTCTTATAAAAATCTAGACACTGCTCTGGTTTCTAAAGCCAAAAAACAAACAGACTTAATGGTTACTTATTTTAAAACAGAATATAAAAAAATAGGTGTTGTAAGAAAAGGAAATCCTTCTCCAAAATTTAAAAACTATGTAGATTTTAAAGGAGGAAAAAAATCGTTAGACTCTTTTAAAGGAAAGTATGTTTATATAGATGTTTGGGCAACTTGGTGTGGTCCTTGTTTACAACAAATTCCTTTTTTAAAGCAACTAACGCAAGAATATAAAGATAAAAACATCGAATTTATAAGCATTTCTACAGACGAGCCAAGAAGAAGTGGTGGTTCTTGGGAAACTGCTGAAAAAAAGTGGAGAAAGATGGTAAAAAATCATGGCTTAAAAGGTGTGCAGCTATGGGCTGGAGAAGATTATTCTTTTCAGCAAGCATATAAAATTACAGGGATTCCAAGATTTATTTTGATAGATCCGAATGGAATTATTATAGATGCAAATGCTCCAAGACCTTCGCAGCCAAGTTTAAAAGAGTTATTCACTAAGTTAGGGCTATAG
- a CDS encoding glyceraldehyde-3-phosphate dehydrogenase, producing MSTIIDYNKEVLSQAQTRRATVQFINIVNDLWYDKSIELVLFRNPLVDKRASEVLNLIDYAREFVSKPITILDALDIAKAIQQIDLPSSKLDIGKLAYECYLSPKSCEDKVAFVKKKLKNATEAKNIEPKDVVLYGFGRIGRLLARELMTKMGKGSQLRLRAVVTRGEINETVLEKRASLLSIDSVHGDFLGTVQIDVENNALIINGTTVHMISANNPEDVDYTKFGINNALVIDNTGAFRDKEALSRHLQSKGASKVLFTAPGKGIPNIVHGVNHKQYSSDNVDVFSAASCTTNAITPVLKVIEDNYGIKKGHLETIHAYTNDQNLVDNMHSKYRRGRAAALNMVITETGAGAAVAKALPVLAGKLTSNAIRVPVPNGSLAILSLQLRTKVTKETLNAIMKQNALEGDLVEQIKYSMDNELVSSDIIGTTAPSIFDSKATITDGDSIVIYVWYDNEYGYSHQVIRLAKHIAKVRRFTYY from the coding sequence ATGTCAACAATTATAGATTACAACAAAGAAGTTTTATCGCAAGCGCAAACAAGAAGAGCAACCGTTCAATTTATTAACATTGTAAACGATTTATGGTACGATAAATCAATAGAATTAGTACTGTTTAGAAATCCGTTGGTAGATAAAAGAGCTAGTGAAGTTTTAAATTTAATTGATTATGCAAGAGAATTTGTAAGCAAGCCAATTACAATTTTAGATGCTTTGGATATTGCTAAAGCAATTCAGCAGATAGACTTACCATCATCTAAATTAGATATTGGAAAATTAGCCTACGAATGTTATTTAAGTCCAAAATCTTGCGAAGACAAAGTTGCTTTTGTAAAAAAGAAATTAAAAAATGCTACAGAAGCTAAAAACATTGAGCCAAAAGATGTTGTTTTATATGGTTTTGGTAGAATAGGACGTTTATTAGCAAGAGAATTAATGACCAAAATGGGTAAAGGTTCTCAATTGAGGTTAAGAGCTGTGGTTACTCGTGGAGAAATTAATGAAACTGTTTTAGAAAAAAGAGCTTCTTTATTAAGTATCGACTCTGTACATGGCGATTTCTTAGGAACCGTTCAAATAGATGTAGAAAATAACGCATTAATTATCAATGGAACCACAGTTCACATGATTTCTGCGAACAATCCAGAAGACGTAGATTATACAAAATTTGGAATTAACAACGCATTAGTTATCGATAATACAGGAGCTTTCAGAGATAAAGAAGCATTAAGCAGGCATTTACAGTCGAAAGGAGCAAGCAAAGTTTTATTTACTGCACCAGGAAAAGGAATTCCTAATATTGTTCACGGAGTAAATCATAAACAATACAGTTCAGATAACGTAGATGTTTTCTCTGCAGCATCTTGTACAACCAATGCAATTACGCCAGTTTTAAAAGTTATAGAAGATAATTATGGAATTAAAAAAGGACATTTAGAAACCATTCATGCATATACAAACGACCAAAATTTGGTAGATAATATGCACAGTAAATATAGAAGAGGTAGGGCAGCAGCCTTAAATATGGTAATTACAGAAACTGGAGCAGGAGCAGCAGTAGCAAAAGCCTTGCCAGTATTAGCAGGAAAACTAACTTCCAATGCCATTAGAGTCCCTGTTCCAAATGGATCTTTGGCAATTTTAAGTTTACAGTTACGTACCAAAGTGACGAAGGAAACTTTAAATGCAATTATGAAACAAAACGCTTTAGAAGGCGATTTAGTCGAGCAAATTAAATATTCTATGGACAACGAATTGGTTTCTTCGGATATTATTGGCACGACTGCACCATCGATTTTCGATAGCAAAGCAACCATTACAGACGGAGATTCTATTGTAATTTACGTTTGGTACGACAACGAATATGGCTATTCACACCAAGTAATTCGTTTAGCGAAACACATCGCAAAAGTTAGAAGATTTACATATTATTAG
- the ligA gene encoding NAD-dependent DNA ligase LigA, whose product MTVLERIQLLRDELNNHNYNYYVLDKATISDFEFDIKLKELEKLETENPEFFDANSPTQRVGGTITKNFETVAHKNRMYSLDNSYSKEDLLDWEKRVQKGLGREDLEYTCELKFDGASINLTYENGKFIKAVTRGDGFQGDNVTANVKTIRSIPLSIKKDFASNFQMRGEIILPLDGFNKMNKERVANGEEEYRNPRNTASGSLKLQDSVEVAKRPLDCLLYQVVTEERKYKTHFEILENARKVGFKVPKTITLAKSIDEVFDFVNHWDKKRHDLPYETDGVVVKVNNLQQQEELGYTSKAPRWAIAYKFKAEQVSTVLNEITYQVGRTGAITPVANLEPVQLAGTTVKRASLHNADQIEKLDIREKDTVFVEKGGEIIPKIIGVDFTKRPIDSQPTIYATSCPECNTVLVRTEGDAKHYCPNEFGCAPQITGRIQHFISRKAMDIDGLGGETVDLLRKVGLIQNYADLYDLKVAQIIPLERMAEKSARNIIAGIEKSKEIPFEKVLFALGIRFVGETVAKKLAKHFKSIDNLMSATFEELMSVDEIGDRIAQSIVDFSNNLANIQLINRLKTVGVQLEVSAESLKNKTNKLGRQVFVVSGVFHQMSRNELKKAIEDNGGKVSSSISKKTNFIVAGDNMGPSKLTKAQDLGISIISEQEFIDKIS is encoded by the coding sequence ATGACGGTTTTAGAAAGAATACAATTACTTCGTGACGAATTAAATAATCACAACTATAATTATTACGTATTAGACAAGGCAACAATTTCCGATTTCGAATTTGATATAAAATTAAAAGAATTAGAAAAGTTAGAAACAGAAAACCCAGAGTTTTTCGATGCAAATTCGCCAACACAAAGAGTAGGAGGAACCATCACCAAAAATTTTGAAACAGTTGCACACAAAAATAGAATGTATTCTTTAGATAATTCGTATTCAAAAGAAGATTTGTTAGATTGGGAAAAACGAGTTCAAAAAGGTTTAGGAAGAGAAGATTTAGAATATACTTGTGAACTAAAATTCGATGGTGCTTCCATAAATTTAACCTACGAAAACGGAAAATTTATAAAAGCAGTTACAAGAGGAGATGGTTTTCAAGGAGATAATGTTACTGCAAACGTAAAAACAATTCGTTCCATCCCATTATCGATCAAAAAAGACTTTGCTTCCAATTTTCAAATGCGTGGAGAAATTATTTTACCACTAGATGGTTTTAATAAAATGAATAAAGAACGTGTTGCAAATGGCGAAGAAGAATATAGAAACCCCAGAAATACCGCAAGCGGAAGTTTAAAATTGCAAGACAGTGTAGAAGTTGCAAAAAGACCTTTAGATTGTTTATTGTATCAAGTGGTTACAGAAGAACGCAAATATAAAACGCATTTCGAAATTTTAGAGAATGCCAGAAAAGTTGGTTTTAAAGTTCCAAAAACAATCACTTTGGCAAAATCAATAGACGAGGTTTTTGATTTTGTAAACCATTGGGACAAAAAACGCCACGATTTACCTTACGAAACAGATGGAGTAGTTGTAAAAGTGAATAATTTACAACAGCAAGAAGAGTTAGGGTACACCTCAAAAGCACCAAGATGGGCAATCGCATATAAGTTTAAAGCGGAACAGGTTTCTACAGTTTTAAATGAAATTACATATCAAGTTGGTAGAACAGGTGCTATTACTCCTGTTGCAAATTTAGAACCGGTTCAATTGGCAGGAACTACTGTAAAACGTGCTTCTTTACACAATGCAGATCAGATTGAAAAATTAGATATTCGAGAAAAAGACACTGTTTTTGTTGAAAAAGGTGGCGAAATCATACCAAAAATTATTGGGGTAGATTTTACAAAACGACCAATTGATTCTCAGCCAACAATATACGCAACCAGTTGCCCAGAATGCAATACAGTATTGGTAAGAACAGAAGGCGATGCAAAGCATTATTGCCCGAATGAATTTGGTTGCGCTCCACAAATTACAGGGAGAATTCAACATTTTATCAGTAGAAAAGCGATGGATATTGATGGTTTAGGAGGTGAAACTGTGGACTTGTTAAGAAAAGTTGGACTCATTCAAAATTATGCAGATTTGTACGATTTAAAAGTAGCCCAAATAATTCCGTTAGAAAGGATGGCAGAAAAATCTGCAAGAAATATCATTGCAGGAATCGAAAAATCAAAAGAAATTCCGTTTGAAAAAGTATTGTTTGCACTCGGAATTCGTTTTGTTGGAGAAACTGTCGCTAAAAAATTAGCAAAGCATTTTAAATCCATAGATAATTTAATGTCGGCAACTTTCGAAGAATTAATGAGTGTAGACGAAATAGGAGACAGAATTGCACAAAGTATTGTAGATTTTTCAAACAATTTAGCAAATATTCAACTAATAAATCGTTTAAAAACAGTGGGAGTTCAACTAGAGGTTTCTGCAGAAAGTTTAAAAAACAAAACAAATAAGTTAGGAAGACAAGTTTTTGTAGTTTCAGGCGTTTTCCATCAAATGAGCAGAAACGAATTAAAAAAAGCAATTGAAGATAATGGAGGGAAAGTAAGCTCATCCATATCTAAAAAAACAAACTTTATAGTTGCAGGAGATAATATGGGGCCTTCAAAACTTACAAAAGCGCAAGATTTAGGAATTTCCATAATTTCCGAACAAGAATTTATAGATAAAATTAGTTAA
- a CDS encoding DUF4294 domain-containing protein, producing MIKKLLFIYIMSISFLSFSQKREIDSLPDNIDDYVFVKPGDTLTIELNEFTLLPKHKFKSRDDIRYYLWFTRKVQKAYPFAKLASERLDTLNARLERIDSKRKRRKYTKLVQKYIEGEFTDQMKKMTTTEGRILIKLIHRQTGKTAFNNIKGLRSGWKAFWYNATANFFKLSLKTEYHPESVNEDYLIEDILQRSFQDGKLVPQKSKLNYDFPLILLNKKGEINVEEYKRMFAKMRKKGKVRKKKN from the coding sequence ATGATAAAAAAACTCTTATTCATATATATAATGTCAATTTCATTTCTTAGCTTTTCGCAAAAGAGAGAAATAGATTCGTTACCAGACAATATAGACGATTACGTTTTTGTAAAGCCAGGAGATACATTAACAATCGAATTAAATGAATTTACGTTGTTGCCAAAACATAAATTTAAATCTCGTGACGATATTCGTTACTATTTATGGTTTACAAGAAAAGTCCAAAAAGCATATCCATTTGCAAAATTGGCTTCCGAAAGATTAGACACATTAAATGCGAGATTAGAGCGTATAGATTCTAAAAGAAAGAGAAGAAAGTACACAAAATTGGTGCAAAAATACATCGAAGGCGAATTTACCGACCAAATGAAAAAGATGACCACAACAGAAGGTCGTATATTAATTAAGCTTATTCATCGTCAAACAGGCAAAACAGCATTCAATAACATAAAAGGACTTAGAAGTGGCTGGAAAGCATTTTGGTATAACGCCACAGCCAATTTCTTTAAACTATCCTTAAAAACAGAATACCATCCAGAATCCGTTAACGAAGACTATTTAATCGAAGACATTCTCCAAAGATCGTTTCAGGATGGCAAATTAGTACCACAGAAATCCAAACTCAATTACGACTTTCCTTTAATTCTATTAAACAAGAAAGGAGAAATAAACGTAGAAGAATACAAGAGAATGTTTGCCAAAATGCGCAAAAAAGGAAAAGTAAGAAAGAAGAAGAACTAA
- a CDS encoding glutamate synthase subunit beta: protein MGKVTGFKEFERQDETYTSVKDRVKNYKEFTVPLSQKELTKQGSRCMDCGIPFCHSGCPLGNLIPDFNHMVHQGEWKKASWILHSTNNFPEFTGRLCPAPCEQACVLGIIEDPVSIENIEKNIVERAFKEGWIKPQPPKIRTGKTVAVVGSGPAGLATAQQLNRAGHTVTVFERDDEVGGLLRYGIPNFKMEKGIIDRRIAILEAEGIIFKTNVNVGVNYKVEDLKSFDAVVLCGGATERRSLPTPGIDADGVVQAMDFLTQQTKVLFGKEVKNQVMATGKNVIVIGGGDTGSDCIGTSNRQGAKSVVNFEIMPKPPGHRSPTTPWPFWPLQLKTSSSHKEGVERNWLINTKEFVKDENGKLTALKTVNVEWKMVPGQRPQLIEIEGTEKTWPCDLALLALGFTGPESTLADKLGIYKDARSNYKAEYGKYQTNVPNIFTAGDMRRGQSLIVWAISEGREAARQVDIYLMGKSELPSKDVTGDLVAM from the coding sequence ATGGGAAAAGTAACAGGATTTAAAGAATTTGAAAGACAAGATGAAACATACACTTCTGTAAAAGATCGTGTAAAAAATTATAAAGAATTTACAGTTCCTCTTTCACAAAAAGAATTAACGAAGCAAGGTTCACGTTGTATGGATTGTGGTATTCCTTTTTGTCACAGTGGTTGTCCACTAGGAAATCTAATTCCAGATTTTAACCATATGGTGCATCAAGGTGAATGGAAAAAAGCTTCTTGGATATTACATTCAACAAACAATTTTCCAGAATTTACAGGTCGTTTGTGTCCTGCTCCATGTGAACAAGCATGTGTTTTAGGTATTATTGAAGACCCAGTTTCTATTGAAAATATTGAAAAAAATATTGTAGAACGTGCTTTTAAAGAAGGATGGATTAAACCACAACCTCCAAAAATAAGGACAGGAAAAACGGTTGCTGTTGTGGGTTCTGGGCCTGCTGGTTTAGCTACTGCACAACAATTAAACAGAGCTGGTCACACAGTTACTGTTTTCGAAAGAGATGATGAAGTGGGTGGCTTGTTACGTTATGGAATTCCAAACTTTAAAATGGAAAAAGGAATTATCGATAGAAGAATTGCCATTTTAGAAGCAGAAGGAATTATTTTTAAAACCAATGTAAATGTTGGTGTTAATTATAAAGTTGAAGATTTAAAAAGTTTCGATGCTGTAGTTTTATGTGGTGGAGCAACCGAAAGACGTAGTTTACCAACTCCAGGAATTGATGCAGATGGTGTTGTACAAGCAATGGATTTTTTAACACAACAAACAAAAGTATTATTTGGTAAAGAAGTAAAAAACCAAGTAATGGCAACAGGTAAAAATGTAATTGTTATTGGTGGTGGAGATACAGGATCTGATTGCATTGGAACTTCCAACAGACAAGGAGCAAAATCTGTGGTTAATTTTGAAATTATGCCAAAACCTCCAGGGCATCGTTCTCCAACAACTCCTTGGCCTTTTTGGCCTTTACAATTAAAGACTTCATCTTCTCATAAAGAAGGTGTAGAACGTAACTGGCTAATCAATACAAAAGAATTTGTAAAAGACGAAAATGGAAAATTAACTGCTTTAAAAACAGTAAATGTTGAATGGAAAATGGTTCCAGGACAAAGACCTCAATTGATAGAAATTGAAGGAACAGAAAAAACTTGGCCATGTGATTTAGCATTGCTTGCCCTTGGTTTTACAGGACCAGAAAGTACTTTAGCTGATAAACTAGGTATTTATAAAGATGCTCGTTCAAACTATAAAGCTGAATATGGAAAATACCAAACTAATGTCCCTAATATATTTACTGCTGGTGATATGAGAAGAGGACAATCTTTAATCGTTTGGGCAATTTCTGAAGGAAGAGAAGCTGCAAGACAAGTAGATATTTATTTAATGGGAAAATCGGAATTGCCTTCAAAAGATGTTACTGGAGATTTGGTAGCAATGTAG